In Bacteroides coprosuis DSM 18011, the following are encoded in one genomic region:
- a CDS encoding D-lactate dehydrogenase (cytochrome) (COGs: COG0277 FAD/FMN-containing dehydrogenase~InterPro IPR006094:IPR004113~KEGG: bfs:BF0370 putative FAD-binding oxidoreductase~PFAM: FAD-linked oxidase, C-terminal; FAD linked oxidase, N-terminal~PRIAM: D-lactate dehydrogenase (cytochrome)~SPTR: Putative uncharacterized protein;~IMG reference gene:2504106209~PFAM: FAD binding domain; FAD linked oxidases, C-terminal domain), translating to MRTQKNYKDFLDEAENIIPKERIYTDELRRLAWGTDAGFYRLIPQVILRPKSEEEVSKLMALSNKYQLPVTFRAAGTSLSGQAISDSILMVAGKNWENYKISSDHQEITLQPGIIGQRVNEILKPYGRIFSPDPASVKSAMVGGIIMNNASGMNCGTHANSDKVLKSVRMVFADGTTLDTGSKESRDNFTQSHPEFIKGIEKLRDKVKADSQLAERIRYKYSIKNVTGLNIRPLIAYDDPFDIIAHLLVGSEGTLAFASEFTMATGYDYPYKASGMLYFSDIKEACRAVVKMKKIANEKGEWIVKGAELLDEKSLSSVNDPTGVGLTAVLTETMAVTKEELDKNIQVITDALQEFDTYIPIHFTDDPNEYSKYWAIRAGIFPAVGGTRELGTTCLIEDVAFHIENLPEATAELQDLLRKHKYDDACIYGHALEGNFHFIINQSFDSQEEVDRYEELMEDVKVLVVDKYDGSLKAEHGTGRNMAPYVKYEWGEKAFMVMKQIKELFDPNNMLNPGVIFNDDPKCHIKNFKPLPLTHPIVDKCIECGFCEINCLTCGFTLSSRQRIVIQREISRLERENSDPERVNLLKKQYKYLGEQTCAGDGLCSTSCPMKINVGDLTHVLREMNIPTNGFGYKIGDYVANHFAGIKSVLRPTLSVANAAHSVLGTSLMSSITRGMHKAFKVPQWTPAMPKPYYPNKAKVLTLKSPKKVVYFPSCINQTMGLEKKSPEELPLINKMASLLHKSGYEIIFPEGLSKLCCGTIWESKGMPEIADRKVKELEDALWEASNHGEYPVLCDQSPCLYRMKTCISKMKLYEPAEFIYTFLKDKLEFKPVNTPVAVHVTCSMRKMGIADQIINLAKLCSTHVFVPEEVGCCGFAGDKGFTNPEVNSYALRKLKPQIEENNIQMGYSNSRTCEIGLTTNSGIPYASIVYLVDKCTSVKTE from the coding sequence ATGAGAACACAAAAGAATTACAAAGATTTTTTAGATGAAGCGGAAAACATCATTCCTAAAGAACGGATTTATACGGACGAACTACGCAGATTAGCGTGGGGCACTGACGCTGGATTTTATCGTTTGATCCCTCAAGTTATCTTACGACCTAAATCAGAAGAAGAAGTTTCTAAACTAATGGCTTTATCTAATAAATATCAACTACCTGTTACTTTTAGAGCAGCAGGAACAAGCTTATCGGGTCAAGCAATTAGCGACTCTATCCTTATGGTGGCTGGTAAAAACTGGGAGAACTATAAGATTTCATCGGATCATCAAGAAATTACTCTTCAACCGGGTATTATAGGACAAAGAGTAAATGAAATCTTGAAACCTTATGGACGGATATTCTCACCAGACCCTGCATCTGTAAAAAGTGCAATGGTAGGGGGTATTATTATGAATAATGCTTCTGGGATGAACTGTGGTACACATGCCAACAGTGACAAGGTTTTAAAATCTGTTCGTATGGTCTTTGCTGATGGTACAACGTTAGATACAGGCAGTAAAGAGAGTCGTGACAATTTCACCCAATCACATCCTGAGTTTATTAAAGGCATCGAAAAATTAAGAGATAAAGTAAAAGCTGATAGTCAACTAGCTGAAAGAATACGCTATAAGTATTCTATCAAAAATGTAACAGGACTTAATATTAGACCTTTAATTGCTTATGATGATCCTTTTGATATCATAGCACACTTACTTGTAGGCTCCGAAGGGACATTAGCTTTTGCTTCAGAATTTACTATGGCTACGGGATATGATTATCCATATAAAGCCAGTGGTATGCTCTATTTCAGCGATATAAAAGAGGCTTGTCGTGCTGTTGTAAAAATGAAAAAAATAGCCAATGAAAAAGGTGAATGGATTGTTAAAGGAGCTGAGCTATTAGACGAAAAATCTCTTTCATCGGTTAACGACCCAACAGGTGTTGGACTTACAGCTGTGCTAACAGAAACAATGGCTGTAACCAAAGAAGAATTAGATAAAAACATCCAAGTTATCACAGATGCACTTCAAGAATTTGATACTTATATTCCTATACACTTCACGGATGATCCAAATGAGTACTCTAAGTATTGGGCAATTCGTGCTGGTATTTTCCCTGCAGTGGGTGGTACACGTGAATTGGGTACAACTTGCTTAATTGAAGACGTAGCATTCCATATAGAAAACTTACCTGAGGCAACTGCTGAACTACAAGATCTACTAAGAAAACACAAATATGATGATGCTTGTATCTATGGGCATGCTCTTGAAGGAAACTTCCATTTCATCATTAATCAATCTTTTGATTCTCAAGAAGAAGTTGACCGATATGAAGAGTTAATGGAGGATGTTAAAGTACTTGTCGTTGATAAGTATGATGGATCGCTTAAAGCAGAACATGGTACAGGTCGTAACATGGCTCCATATGTAAAATACGAATGGGGAGAAAAAGCTTTTATGGTAATGAAGCAGATAAAAGAGCTTTTTGACCCTAATAATATGCTTAATCCGGGTGTAATCTTTAATGATGATCCTAAATGTCATATCAAAAACTTCAAACCACTACCTCTTACACATCCTATCGTTGATAAATGTATTGAGTGTGGCTTTTGCGAGATCAATTGTTTAACCTGTGGTTTTACTCTTTCTTCAAGACAAAGAATAGTTATTCAACGAGAAATTTCTCGTTTAGAGAGAGAGAACTCCGATCCTGAGAGAGTTAACCTTTTGAAGAAACAATATAAATATTTAGGAGAACAAACTTGTGCAGGTGATGGACTATGCTCTACATCTTGTCCTATGAAAATTAATGTAGGTGATTTAACTCATGTATTGAGAGAAATGAATATCCCTACTAACGGTTTTGGATATAAGATTGGAGACTATGTTGCCAACCATTTCGCAGGAATTAAGAGTGTACTAAGACCCACATTGTCAGTAGCCAATGCTGCTCATTCGGTTCTAGGTACATCTTTAATGAGCTCGATAACAAGAGGTATGCACAAAGCATTCAAAGTTCCTCAATGGACTCCAGCCATGCCAAAGCCTTATTACCCTAATAAAGCTAAAGTTTTAACTCTAAAATCGCCTAAAAAAGTAGTATACTTCCCTAGCTGTATTAACCAGACTATGGGTCTAGAAAAGAAATCTCCAGAAGAGTTACCACTTATCAACAAAATGGCTTCTCTACTACATAAATCGGGTTACGAGATTATTTTCCCAGAAGGCTTAAGTAAGTTATGCTGTGGTACAATATGGGAAAGTAAAGGTATGCCAGAAATTGCGGATAGAAAAGTTAAAGAATTAGAGGATGCTCTTTGGGAAGCAAGTAATCATGGAGAGTACCCAGTTCTATGTGATCAAAGCCCTTGTTTGTACCGAATGAAAACTTGTATCAGTAAAATGAAGCTTTATGAGCCAGCTGAATTCATTTATACGTTCCTAAAAGACAAACTAGAATTTAAGCCAGTCAATACTCCTGTAGCTGTCCATGTAACTTGTTCTATGCGTAAAATGGGTATTGCTGATCAAATAATAAATCTAGCTAAGCTTTGCTCAACTCATGTTTTTGTTCCCGAAGAAGTGGGATGTTGCGGCTTTGCTGGAGATAAAGGCTTTACCAATCCAGAAGTAAACTCTTATGCTCTCAGAAAACTTAAGCCACAAATTGAAGAGAACAATATACAAATGGGATATTCTAATAGTAGAACCTGTGAAATAGGTCTTACTACTAATTCTGGCATCCCCTATGCTTCAATCGTCTATTTAGTAGACAAATGTACATCTGTAAAAACTGAATAA